CGCGAGTTCGCAGGCCGGCATGGCCTTCAACGGCGCGGGACTCGGCGCCGTCCACGCCCTCTCGCATCAGGTCGGCGGCACCTTCGGCGTCCCGCACGGCCTGGCCAACGCCATCCTCCTCCCGTACGTGATGGAGTACAACCTGCCGCAGGTGCCCGAGGAGATGGTGGCCATCGCGTCGGCGCTCGGCGAGGACATCGACCCCGCGAAACCGGCGCGAGCGGAGGCGACGAAGGCGGTCGACGCGGTGCGCCGCCTCGCGGACGACGTCCGGATTCCCGAGACCCTCGCGGAGACGGCGGCGGAGCGCGAAGCGGTCCCGCGCTTGGCGGAGCAGGCGATGGACGACGGCTCGCTCACGGGCAATCCGCGAGCGACCGACGCCGACGACCTCGCCGCCATCCTCGAACGTGCGTTCGACGGGCAGTTCGAGACGATACAGCGATGAGCGTCACGGCAAACCCCGGGACAGCGTCGCATATATACGTCGAGGGGACTGAGGGCGCCTAGTATGCCGTACGCGACTCACTCCGCGGCCGAACGGGCCGCGATGCTCGACGCCGTCGGCGTCGACGACCCCGACGACCTGTTCGACGTACCCGACTCGGTTCGGTTCGACGACGAGTACGGAATCGAGGCCCGGTCGGAGCGGGCGACCCGCGCGACGGTCGAGGGGGCCCTTGAGGACTCCGCGGACATGGTCGAGTTCCTCGGCGGCGGTCACTACGACCACTACGTCCCCTCGGTTGTCGACCACCTCTCGCTTCGCTCGGAGTTTCTCACGAGTTACACGCAGTACCAACCCGAGGTCACGCAGGGCTTCTTGCAGGCGCTCTTCGAGTTCCAGTCGCTCGTCGTCGAACTCACCGGTCTCGGCGTCGCCAACTGTTCGATGTACGACCGCGCGACGGCGCTCGGCGAGGCGGCGCTCCTCGCCGACCGGGTGCGCGCCGTCGACGGCGACCGAGTGCTGGTGCCCGACTCTCTCCCCGACCGGGTGCGGTCCGTCCTCGACAACTACACCGACGGCCCGGACATCGGCGTCGACACCTACCCCACCAGTTCGGGTACGGTCGACGTGGACGCCCTCGCCGACTCCATCGACGACGACGTGTCGATGGTGTACGCCGCGACGCCGAACGCACGCGGCCTGCTCGAACCCGACCTGTCTGCCGTCGGCGACGTGGCCGACGACCACGACGCCCTGTTCTGTGTCGGCACCGACGCCGTGGCGCTGGGACTGCTCGAACCCCCGGCGGCCTACGGCGCAGACGTCGTCGTCGGCGACGCGAGCGTCCTCGGTCTCCCGACCACCTACGGGATGGGCCTCGGCCTCTTCGCCTGCCGCGAGGACTACCTGCGGCAGGTCCCTGGCCGCCTCGTCGGCGCCGGCGAGGACGCCGCAGGCAACCGCGCCTACACCCTGACGCTCCAGACGCGCGAACAGCATATCCGCCGGGAGCGTGCCACCTCGAACATCTGTACGAATCAGGCGTGGCTGGCGCTCCGGGCGGCGATGCACGCCGCGTGGCTCGGCCCCGACGGCCTCGTCGAGTTGGCCGAAACCTGTGTCACTGGGGTTTCCGACGCCTGCGAGCGCATCGACGCTCTCGACGGGTTCACTGCCCCCGTCTACGACGGCCACCACTTCCGCGAGGCGCTGGTGAACTGCGCCGACCCCGACGCCGTCGTCGAGCACTGCCGCGACGAGGGGGTCGCGCTCCGCACCGTCGCCGACGGCGACGACGAGTATCTCGCCGTCTGTGTGACCGACACCAACCGCGAGCAGGTCGATGCGTTGGTCGACGCCCTCGCGGGCTACGGGGGTGGCGAATGAGCGACGACGCCGACGGCGACGTCCCCCACCAGCAGGCGCGCTGGTTCGCGGGCGAGCAGTACGAACCCCTGCTCTCCGAGAAGCGAACCGAGACGGTCGAGGTAGACTCCTCGCTCCCGGACGACCTGACGCGGGACGAACTCGAACTCCCGGCGCCCGCGGAACCGGAGTTGGCGCGTCACTACACGCACCTCTCGCAGATGAACTACGGCGTCGAATCTGGCCCCATCCCGCTGGGGTCGTGTACGATGAAGTACAACCCCTCGTTCACAGAGGACATCGCCGCTCACCCGGGCAACCGCGTGCATCCGCTCCGGGACGACGCCGACAAACAGGGGATTCTCCGCCTCTGTCACGAGCTACAGGACGCCCTCGCGACCATCGGCGGGATGGATGCGGTGACGCTCCAACCGCCCGCGGGCGCCGCGGGCGAGTTCACGGGCATCCAGGTGGCGAAAGCCTACCACGCCGCCGAAGACGACGAGCGCAGCGAGGTCATCGTCCCCGAGTCCGCCCACGGAACCAACTTCGCCAGCGCGGCGATGGCCGGCTACGACGTGGTCGAACTCCCCTCGAACGAGAACGGGCGCGTCGAGGTGGACGCGTTGCGGGCGGCGGTCGGGTCTGAGACGGCGCTCCTGATGCTCACCAACCCCAACACGCTGGGGTTGTTCGAGCGCGATATCGGGGAAATCGCCGACATCGTCCACGACGCTGGCGGACTCCTCTACTACGACGGGGCGAACCTCAACTCCCTGCTCGGGAAGGCCCGCCCCGGCGACATGGGCTTCGACGTGATGCATTTCAACCTGCACAAGACGTTCGCGACGCCTCACGGTGGCGGTGGGCCGGGACAGGGCCCCATCGGCGTCCGGGCCGACCTCGAACCTTTCCTCCCCACGCCGCAGGTCCGCGAAACCGACGCGGGGTACGAGACTTACGCCCCCGCCCAGAGCATCGGGCGCGTCCACGAGTTCTTGGGCAACTGGCTGGTGCTGGTGAAGGCGTACGCCTACATCCTCCGCCACGGCGACGAGGGCCTCGAACGCGTGAGCGAAACGGCCGTCCTCAACGCCAACTACCTCGCTTCCCAGATAGATTACGAGGTGCCCTACGGCCCGTTCCACCACGA
This DNA window, taken from Haloplanus vescus, encodes the following:
- the gcvPA gene encoding aminomethyl-transferring glycine dehydrogenase subunit GcvPA: MPYATHSAAERAAMLDAVGVDDPDDLFDVPDSVRFDDEYGIEARSERATRATVEGALEDSADMVEFLGGGHYDHYVPSVVDHLSLRSEFLTSYTQYQPEVTQGFLQALFEFQSLVVELTGLGVANCSMYDRATALGEAALLADRVRAVDGDRVLVPDSLPDRVRSVLDNYTDGPDIGVDTYPTSSGTVDVDALADSIDDDVSMVYAATPNARGLLEPDLSAVGDVADDHDALFCVGTDAVALGLLEPPAAYGADVVVGDASVLGLPTTYGMGLGLFACREDYLRQVPGRLVGAGEDAAGNRAYTLTLQTREQHIRRERATSNICTNQAWLALRAAMHAAWLGPDGLVELAETCVTGVSDACERIDALDGFTAPVYDGHHFREALVNCADPDAVVEHCRDEGVALRTVADGDDEYLAVCVTDTNREQVDALVDALAGYGGGE
- the gcvPB gene encoding aminomethyl-transferring glycine dehydrogenase subunit GcvPB; the encoded protein is MSDDADGDVPHQQARWFAGEQYEPLLSEKRTETVEVDSSLPDDLTRDELELPAPAEPELARHYTHLSQMNYGVESGPIPLGSCTMKYNPSFTEDIAAHPGNRVHPLRDDADKQGILRLCHELQDALATIGGMDAVTLQPPAGAAGEFTGIQVAKAYHAAEDDERSEVIVPESAHGTNFASAAMAGYDVVELPSNENGRVEVDALRAAVGSETALLMLTNPNTLGLFERDIGEIADIVHDAGGLLYYDGANLNSLLGKARPGDMGFDVMHFNLHKTFATPHGGGGPGQGPIGVRADLEPFLPTPQVRETDAGYETYAPAQSIGRVHEFLGNWLVLVKAYAYILRHGDEGLERVSETAVLNANYLASQIDYEVPYGPFHHEFVASADADAADVAKAMLDHGVHPPTTKWPEIVDEALMTEPTETESKARLDDLAAAFDAVAATDPEDLAETPTATAARRIDQAAAARTPRLSWHALDEE